The sequence AGCGTGACGTTCTTGCCGAGAGTCACCTTTCGAACCTCCGCCGCACCGCTTCGCCGTGCGCGGGCAGGTTCTCGGCCTCGGCCAGGGTGATGACGTATCCGGAGACGTCCTTGAGCGCCGCCTCGTCGTAGTCGACGACGTGGATGCCGCGCAGGAACGTCTGCACCGACAGCCCGCTGGAATGCCGTGCGCAGCCGGCGGTCGGCAGCACGTGATTGGACCCCGCGCAGTAGTCGCCGAGGCTGACCGGTGCGTACGGGCCCACGAAAACCGCTCCCGCGGAACGGATCTTCGCCGCGACAGCGCGGGCATCGGCGGTCTGGATCTCCAGATGCTCGGCCGCGTACGCGTTGGCGGTGCGGATGCCTTCCTCGATGTCGTCGACGAGCACGATCGCCGATTGTCTGCCGCCGAGCGCGGCCGTCACCCGCTCGCGGTGCACGGTGGTCCGCAGCTGCTCGACGAGTGCGCGCTCGGTGGCGTCGGCCAGCGCCACGTCGGGGGTGACCAGCACGCTGGCGGCCATCTCGTCGTGCTCGGCCTGGCTGATCAGGTCCGCGGCGACGTGCCGGGGGTCGGCGGTGTGATCGGCCAGGATGACGATCTCGGTGGGGCCCGCCTCCGCGTCGATGCCGACCTGCGACCGGCAGATGCGCTTGGCCGCGGTGACGTAGATGTTTCCTGGCCCGGTGATCATGTCGACGGGTGCCAGCTCGGCGCCGTCGGTGTCCGTCCCGCCGTACGCCAGAAGCGCGACAGCCTGCGCGCCGCCCACCGCCCACACCTCGTCGACGCCGAGCAGCGCGGCCGCGGCCAGGATCGTCGGGTGCGGCAGGCCGTGGAAGGGTCCGGCGTCGGACTGCGGCGGGCTGGCAATCACCAGCGAGTCCACCCCGGCGGTCTGGGCGGGGACGACGTTCATCACCACGCTGGACGGGTAGACGGCGTTGCCGCCGGGAACATACAGCCCGACCCGCTCCACGGGCACCCAGCGTTCGGTGACGGTCGCGCCCGGTGCCAGCGTCGTCGTGGTGTCGCTGCGACGCTGGTCGGCGTGCACGGCGCGGGCGCGCTCGATGGCCACCTCCAGCGCGGCGCGGACGTCGGCGTCAAGGTCGGCCAACGCCGCGTCGAGGCGCTCCTGCGGCACCCGCACCCGGGCCGGGCGCACGCCGTCGAAGGATTCGCCGTACTCGAGGGCAGCTTCGGCGCCACGGCTGGCCACCGCATCGACGATCGGACGCACCTTGGGGATCACCGCGTCGACGTCGACGCCGCCGCGAGGCAGAGCCGCACGCAGCCGGGCAGCGGAAAGCGCCGCGCCGCGCAGGTCGATGCGAGCGATGGTGGCAGCCGCGCCTGCGACGACCTCGTTATCCGGTGACGATGGGCTCACACGGCCATTGTCCCAGAACCAGCCAAATCGATATCGCCGCAGGCAGCGGCGACGTGCAACAGATCAGGTGAGACGGGACCTCACTTGCACAGATTGGTGATCTTGGTGTTGGCGGCGTCGGCTTCGCTCAGCCGCGCGGCCTGGTCGGGATCGGTGTTCGGGATGCCCGCGGTCGAGCGTGCACCGATGTCCATCAGGTGGTTGGCGAACTCGCGGACGGCCTCCGCCAACTCCGGCGGGGTGTCCGGCTGCAGCCGAGCGAGCAGGTATTGCCCGCCGTCGTAGAGCGCCACCCGGGCGTTGCCCGCCACCGCCAGCGAGCCGGTGATGTCTTCCGGCCCGCCGGGAGGCTGCAGGTTCGTGTTGATCTGGATGCCGGTTCGCACGATGTTGAAGGCGTCGCAGATGCTGGCCTTGGGGTCCTCGGTGGTGGTGCCGGTGAACACCGAGTTCGGCTGCTCGGGTTGCTCCGCCGGCTCCTTCAACAACGCCCAGACGGCGACACCACCCGCGGCAAGCGCGACGACCAACGCAACGATGGCAACGATGAGACTTCGTGACGACCCCGATGGCGCAGACATGCGGCTGATCGTAGCGATTGGCCAGGGACGATCAGGTGATGTGACGTAATCTGCACGTCATGGCCGCCAAGGACCACCCCAACAACGCCCCGGGCGTTCCGATGGTTTATCCGCCTGCGTTCGAGCGCCTGCAGATCAAGTACATGAACCCCGTCGTCAAGCGCATTGCGCGGTTCATGCCGGGGGTCGCCACGATCAGGCACCGCGGACGCAAGTCGAACAGGATCTACGAAACCCCGGTCACCCCGTTCCGCAAAGGCAACACGCTTGCCATCGTGCTCGGCCACGGCAAGACGGACTGGGTGAAGAACGTCCTCGCCGCAGGTGGGGCCGAGGTCGTGTTCGGTTCGCGCACAGTGCACATCACCAACCCGCGGATCGTGCCTGCCGGCGGCGACGCCGAAGGACTTCCGTTCCCGGCCCGGCTGCAGTCCCGAAAGATGGGCGTCTTCGTCGCCGACGTCGACTAGAGATCCAGGCCGATGTCGAGGACCGACACCGAATGGG comes from Mycolicibacterium pulveris and encodes:
- a CDS encoding nitroreductase family deazaflavin-dependent oxidoreductase, encoding MAAKDHPNNAPGVPMVYPPAFERLQIKYMNPVVKRIARFMPGVATIRHRGRKSNRIYETPVTPFRKGNTLAIVLGHGKTDWVKNVLAAGGAEVVFGSRTVHITNPRIVPAGGDAEGLPFPARLQSRKMGVFVADVD
- the hisD gene encoding histidinol dehydrogenase — its product is MSPSSPDNEVVAGAAATIARIDLRGAALSAARLRAALPRGGVDVDAVIPKVRPIVDAVASRGAEAALEYGESFDGVRPARVRVPQERLDAALADLDADVRAALEVAIERARAVHADQRRSDTTTTLAPGATVTERWVPVERVGLYVPGGNAVYPSSVVMNVVPAQTAGVDSLVIASPPQSDAGPFHGLPHPTILAAAALLGVDEVWAVGGAQAVALLAYGGTDTDGAELAPVDMITGPGNIYVTAAKRICRSQVGIDAEAGPTEIVILADHTADPRHVAADLISQAEHDEMAASVLVTPDVALADATERALVEQLRTTVHRERVTAALGGRQSAIVLVDDIEEGIRTANAYAAEHLEIQTADARAVAAKIRSAGAVFVGPYAPVSLGDYCAGSNHVLPTAGCARHSSGLSVQTFLRGIHVVDYDEAALKDVSGYVITLAEAENLPAHGEAVRRRFER